One Ranitomeya imitator isolate aRanImi1 chromosome 4, aRanImi1.pri, whole genome shotgun sequence genomic window, taaaaaatttacACCCACAGTCGGGTTCAGGTGGTCAGAAATATCTGAGAATATATAATTCTGTTGTACAGGATAAAGATGGGGATCCAAATTTATAATGAGGAAATAGGAAATATACAATGTGGCTTCAATGAGAAGACCCCCAAACACATCCAGCACTGCAAACAGAAACCAATAAACCCTTATTCCTCCCTATTGTAATTTTATGACTTTGGAATAAATTTGCTAATATTTTACGTCTTAGCGAGAGCTGGTaatttctcctctctgctcataagTATTCACTCATATGACTTACTCTGTGATCACATCCTGCACAATGACCTCTATGTATGAGAAATGTTAGAATCTGCaacaatgtaaagtacaatgtaagAATAGTATATTTACAATCACAATCTACTCACAGTATAGAAAGGTTTTGCATCAGATACAAATCTGCACAGCGCAGAATCTGTTGCAGAAATGTCACATTTTCACagcaacttttaggctatgtgcccgcgttgcagaaatgctgcggaaatgtccgcagcatttccacaactctctgccacgggtaaaacgcatgcggaattcgcatgcgttttcctgcaaaacacaagcgtttttagcttgcagaatgcttgcgttttccaagtgctttgaagcattgcttggaaaagtgattgacaggttggtcacacaggttatcagcatagtgcttgacaagtgtcaccaacttttcactattgatgctgcctatgcagcatcaatagtaaaagatagaatgttaaaaataattaaaaaaattaaaaaatatagttattctcaccttccgatggcccccgatctcctcagcggtgctccTAGTACGTTCCGtaacccagggatgctttgcgtgaaggacctttgtgacgtcacggtcgagtgaccgcgatgtcatcccaggtccttcttgcaatgcatccctgggaacggaagccgccgagtGCAcaactgagaggcgggaggactccgggggccatcagaaggtaagtatatccctattttttattttaattattttttttacagaaatatggttcccaagggcctaaaggagagtctcctctcctccagacccgggtatCATCCGCAcacgaagcgctcactttacgcatggtgggcatagccacatgcgtaaagtgagcgttcaatgcaatcctatggctgcagaatcgccgcgattccgcagaaataatgtacATGCTGCGGAttataccgctatgcgattccgcagcgggaaaatccgcagcatgggcacagcaactgcggtatcccataggattgcatgggaatgcggtttttaagcATTTACGCTGCAGGAAAAAACACGGCAGAagcgcataaaaaaaaaaaacgcaacatgggtACACAGCCTTACTCACTGCTATGGAAAGACTAAGGTCCGCAGCCATACCTGTCGCAGTATTTGCAATAAAACACATTTTCAGGCAGATTTTCATGAACCTTTAGTTCAATGTGTAAATTTACCCTCATTTCAAAACATGTTTAAAATATAGTTTGTTTAGTACTCGAGGTATTACTAGGAATAATGGCTATGACACACAGGTAAATTATCCACAAGGACTATAAAGCCGCACATTGGCATCAGTCCCCAAACTTCCAATATCATCTCTAATATACAGCTAAATGTAATCACCAAGGGCCTATATACCAGATAATCCACCCATGTGACATAGTCATAGGGCCGCAGTCATATAGGGATCATCAACTGTAATCCTTTATATTAATCCCATTAGAGAATAATCCAGCAGTCTCTAGTGGAAATTTTAGATCATGAATGATCGTTTCTTCCAGTTTCTGCTTCCCCCCAATATCGTTATAGAATCATTAGATACATATAATGCAGCATGGAGGGGCTCAGAGAAGGTggcagtgaaggtgtgtaagtgtctgatggggtcacacagctcataaaaggacaactgcccggcctcataatccagaCATATCCTGACTCCATCACTGGAGATCTCATCAGGTAACCAGATCACTTTACTGTCATGTATCACTGAATACTGATTATCATATCTCCACAAACACCAGGACTTGTTATTACTTCCAAGCACTGACTGACGCCCCCTCCTGACTATACTGGgataacacatccccacactccacAACTCTGATCTCCTGATctccacatcccagtaatgtcgtcctgaggtAAATCCTCTCCTGCTCATCACCTGATCATTCTGGAATCTCTCTGCTGTTTCTGGACGTTTCTGCTTCTCTCTTGTCCAGGTCGCAGTTTTCAGGTCGTCTGATATAAGGAGATTATTATGAGCTGTGGTTACATCCAGTAATATGTCTGCAGGATTTACCACATAGATCCCGCTCCTTATACCTGATATTACCTCActtaatgtgtgtaatgtgtgtgagatcACAGCCACATCCAGGTCATCTCCATCATGGAGCTGTTTATCATGTCCTCctatgtcctcatcatctcccttCTCCTCAGGATCACACAAGTCACCGGTGTCTGGATCCTGTAAGACAGTCAGTGGATCCGTCATGTTACACAGATCCTCAATGTGTCTCATCTTCCTGGACAGCTCGTCCTTCTTTATTTCCAGCTGATGGATCAGAGCAGACAGTGACAGTGACTCTTCCTTTTCCTGCCTGGAGATCTCACTCAGGACCTTCTTCTCCAGGTCGTCCACCCGTCTCCTGATGTCTGTACACAGGGCAGTGACTCTCTCGGCTTCTCCAGCTGCTTGTTCTTGAGCTTTTCTCCTGTTCTTCTCCAGACTCTGGACTTTCTCATCGATGTCATTGGTCTTTGTGATAAGTTTCTGGAGGACATTTCTcagtttcttctttttcttctgagAGGCCTCATTCAGCATCTCTACTCGATGTTCCCGATGTTCTCCTGCTGAACAATAGACACAGATACAAGCAGCGTCCTCAGTGCAGTAATATTCCAGGATCTTcttatggacagaacatttcctACTCTCCAGAGAAGTGCTGGGATCAGATAAGACGTGTTCTGGTGATTTGCTGTGAGCTCTCAGGTGTTTATCACACAGAGAAGCCTCACAGCGAAGACAGGATCTAACAGCAGGTACCGGAGAGTCCACACAGTAAGTGCAGAATACCCCATTTTCCATCTGTGTTGGTGGAGTAAACAGGAATTTCTCCGTTACTTTTCGCAGAGCTATGTTCCTCATCAGTGCCGGTCGCTCCTGAAACTCTTCTCTGCAGTCAGGACAGGAATAAACTCCAGACTCGTCCTGTGTATCCAGCACACGATCAATACAgacccggcagaagttgtgtccacatctcagcaTTACAGGATCTGTATAAGTGCTCAGACAGATGGAGCAGTCCAGCTCTTCTCTCAGATCAGCAGACGCCATGGCTGACAGAGGAACAGAGAAATCAGAGAAATGAAACTACAATTGAATTCTCTCCCGCTCAAAAGGGCGGACTTTATATTGTGTACACAGGGGAGGGCTGAGGAGGAGCAGAAGGTCACTTACTATTAACCTTTTAATGGACACTTGTGAAAATCACATCTTATATCTGCTGTAAATTTCGTGTCTACATTGTTTTCACATGTAAAAGGATTGAATATATTGAAAGCCGACATGGACAATATCGATAATACGTGTAATATGAATGACCAAACTCACAATTTGATTCACAAACACTGGAtagcactaaggctatgtgcacacgttcaggattttttgcgtttttttcgctataacaaCGCGATAAAACCACGAAAGaagcgcatacattaagcatcctattattagaattcaatccgcaatttttgagcacatgttgcgtttttttccgcagcggaatcgcgttcccggaaaaaacgcagcatgatcattccttgtgcggaatcgtGGGAATTCCGCACAcacaggaatgcattgatccatttactttccacatgtggctatgccccCACATACAGTGACACACACAGTGCCCCTACATACAGTGACACACACAGTGCCCCTACATACAGTGACACACAGTGCCCCCACATACagtgacacacatacacacacagtgcccccacatACAGTGACACACACAGTGTCCCTACTTACAGTGACACACACAGTGCCCCTACATACAGTGATACACACAGTGCCCCCACATACagtgacacacatacacacacagtgcccctacatacagtgacacccacagagcccccacatacagtgacacacacagagcccccacatacagtggcatacacagtgcccccacatacagtgacacacacagtgcccctacatacagtgacacacatacacacacagtgcccccacatACAGTGACACACACAGTGTCCCTACTTACAGtgacacacacagtgcccccacatacagtgacacacatacacacacagtgcaCCCACATACAGTGACACACACAGTGCCCCTACATACAGCGATACACACAGTGTCCCTACATACAGTGCTACACCCACAGAGCCCCCacatacagtgacacccacagagcccccacatacagtgacacacacagtgcccccacatacagtgacacacacagtgcccctacatacagtgacacacatacacacacacttcccacatacagtgacacacacagtgcctccccatacagtgacacacccacagagcccccacatacagtgacacacacacacagtgcccacatacagtgacacacacagtgcccacatacagtgacacacacacagtgccccaacatagtgacacacacacagtgcccccacatACAGTGACACAGACACACAGTGCCCCCACATACAGTGACACACCCACAGTGCCATCAcatacagtgacacacacacagttCCCACATACAGTGACACACACGATTCCCACACATACagtgatatacacagtgcccccacatacagtgacacacacaatgcccacacatacagtgatatacacagtgcccccacatagtgacacacacacacacacagtgaccacacataaagtgacacacacAGTGCCCACACATACAGTAATATACACAGTGCCCTCACATATAGTGACACACACAATGCCCCCACATACAGTGATATACACAGTGCTCCTACATACAATGATATACACAGTGCCGCCACATACAGtgacacacacagtgcccccacatacagtgacccacacagtgcccccacatacagtgatcagggccaccatcagggccttAATGGCATATGGGGCCCGGCGAGTAGAGGGGGCCAGCAGCGGGCTccctctcttctgctcaccgggccccagcggCAGAATCCTGCCACTTCAGTTACTGATCATGCAATAGATTCCACAGATTCCTCCCGCACAGcaacagttaacagccaccagccaatcacaggctggcaGATGATGTCAGTTTGCACGTCCCTGGGAATGACGGTTCACACCTCAGATGAATGTAGCAGAGGACACCCTTGGACCTCGGCCAGGTAAggggaaactttaaaaaaaaaagctgtactatggagtgcattatactactaagggggtgcattatactactatgggggtgcattatattactataaatgactatggggtgaactatactgctatatatgactggggatgcattatactactatatatgactatggggtgcaatatactactatatatgattatggggctgcattatactatccagaatccgtcctttcctcaaccctcactttgCCAaagtgcttgtgcatgccctaatcattgcccaccttgactactgcaacatcctcctctgtggcctaccttctaaaggtaccttcacactgagcgacgctgcagcgataccgacaacgatgtcgatcgctgctgcatcgctgtttggtcgctagagagctgtcacacagacagctctccagcgaccaacgatgccggtaaccagggtaaacatcggccctgcggttagtaacccgatgtttaccctggttaccagtgaagacatcgctgaatcggcgtcacacacgccgattcagcgatgtctgcagggagtccagcgacgaaataaagtgctggactttctgcagcgaccaacgacatcacagcaggatcctgatcgctgctgcctgtcaactgaacgatatcgctagccaggacggggcaacgtcacagatcgctagcgatatcgttcagtgtgacggtactttaacaCTCACGCACctcccagtctgtccttaactctgctgcccgactaatttctCTCCTCACCACACTCCTGcttccctctttgcaaatcccttcgctggttcccaatttcccagcgtatccagtttaaactactaacacggacctacaaagccatccataacctttctcctccgtatatttcatttccaaactaatctctcaatatcttccctcacgtaatctccggtcctcccaagacctccttctctcctccacgcttattcattCCTCatacaatcgcctccaagacttctcccgaatatcacccatcatcTGGAATCTGGaatctgccccaacacatccaactatccaccacatttggatccttcaaacggaacctgaaaacccacctcttcaggaacgcctacagcctgtaatgaccacacggccacctcaacatcaTCGGAGCTACtgtaacccccgacctactgtctccttccccataatcctgtagaatgtaagcccgcaag contains:
- the LOC138675177 gene encoding E3 ubiquitin/ISG15 ligase TRIM25-like, with translation MASADLREELDCSICLSTYTDPVMLRCGHNFCRVCIDRVLDTQDESGVYSCPDCREEFQERPALMRNIALRKVTEKFLFTPPTQMENGVFCTYCVDSPVPAVRSCLRCEASLCDKHLRAHSKSPEHVLSDPSTSLESRKCSVHKKILEYYCTEDAACICVYCSAGEHREHRVEMLNEASQKKKKKLRNVLQKLITKTNDIDEKVQSLEKNRRKAQEQAAGEAERVTALCTDIRRRVDDLEKKVLSEISRQEKEESLSLSALIHQLEIKKDELSRKMRHIEDLCNMTDPLTVLQDPDTGDLCDPEEKGDDEDIGGHDKQLHDGDDLDVAVISHTLHTLSEVISGIRSGIYVVNPADILLDVTTAHNNLLISDDLKTATWTREKQKRPETAERFQNDQVMSRRGFTSGRHYWDVEIRRSELWSVGMCYPSIVRRGRQSVLGSNNKSWCLWRYDNQYSVIHDSKVIWLPDEISSDGVRICLDYEAGQLSFYELCDPIRHLHTFTATFSEPLHAALYVSNDSITILGGSRNWKKRSFMI